One window of the Hippocampus zosterae strain Florida chromosome 8, ASM2543408v3, whole genome shotgun sequence genome contains the following:
- the rfc4 gene encoding replication factor C subunit 4: MQAFLKGTTVHTTRPLKDKCASGSSMKKKAKLIPWVEKYRPKCVDEVAFQEEATAVLKKSLEGADLPNLLFYGPPGTGKTSTILAAARELYGPELYKQRVLELNASDERGIQVIREKVKNFAQLTVTGTRSAEGKPCPPFKIIILDEADSMTAPAQAALRRTMEKESRTTRFCLICNYISRIIEPLTSRCSKFRFNPLADQVQEKRLLEICEKEKLKYTIESILALVKVSEGDLRKAITFLQSAARLNVNNEITELDVIEIAGVVPTKMINDLLQVCLKGSFEKQEFAVRSMVNEGYAATQILSQLHDCIIEQDLSDEHKSVITEKMAVVDKCLSDGADEYLQLLSLCSAIVPQAPQNN; this comes from the exons ATGCAAGCATTTTTGAAAGGAACAACTGTTCATACAACTCGACCCCTGAAGGACAAGTGTGCTTCAGGTTCCAGCATGAAGAAGAAAGCCAAGCTTATTCCCTGGGTTGAAAAATA TAGACCGAAATGCGTTGACGAAGTCGCCTTTCAGGAAGAAGCCACAGCAGTACTCAAGAAATCACTGGAAGGAGCAGAT CTTCCAAACTTGCTCTTCTATGGTCCACCTGGAACAGGAAAGACCTCTACCATATTAGCTGCTGCGAGAGAACTTTATGG CCCAGAGCTATACAAGCAGAGGGTGCTTGAGCTCAATGCTTCAGATGAAAGGGGCATTCAGGTCATCAGGGAGAAGGTCAAAAACTTTGCTCAGCTCACTGTTACAGGGACTCGGTCAGCAGA AGGGAAGCCATGTCCTCCTTTTAAGATCATCATCCTGGATGAAGCTGACTCCATGACTGCACCAGCTCAGGCTGCGCTCAGAAGGACAATGGAAAAGGAGTCCCGCACCACACGTTTCTGTCTCATTTGTAATTACATCAGCAG GATCATTGAGCCCTTAACGTCCAGATGTTCCAAGTTTCGTTTTAACCCCCTTGCTGACCAGGTACAAGAAAAGCGCCTGCTAGAGATCTGTGAGAAGGAGAAACTCAAATACACAATCGAG AGTATATTAGCACTGGTGAAGGTGTCAGAGGGAGACCTGCGGAAAGCCATCACCTTCCTTCAGAGTGCTGCACGCCTCAATGTCAACAATGAGATTACAGAACTTGACGTCATCGAAATAGCTGGG GTGGTTCCAACCAAGATGATCAATGATTTGCTTCAGGTCTGCTTGAAAGGAAGTTTTGAGAAACAAGAGTTTGCAGTTAGG AGCATGGTGAATGAAGGCTATGCAGCCACACAGATCCTGAGTCAACTTCATGACTGCATCATTGAACAGGACTTGAGTGATGAGCACAAGTCAGTCATCACTGAAAAAATGGCG